Proteins encoded together in one Miscanthus floridulus cultivar M001 chromosome 16, ASM1932011v1, whole genome shotgun sequence window:
- the LOC136510796 gene encoding uncharacterized protein — protein sequence MIFGGTAAYDSKRHQKIAHHEVYVAEPAMPSFLRWLEATITFDRSNHPDSVVNLIIGMKRLTNVLIYGDSGINIMYTKTLDAMGIDRSRVRSSEAPFHDIVPGKQAVPLGQTNLPVTFEDPTNYRTETLTFEVVGFHRTYHAILGRPCYVKFMAIPNYTYLKFKMLGSRGVITIGTSFQRTYECEVECYEHALAIIASEELMVIKEGATEEALNSKRLVGSFEPMKGVKEVLMDPITLRREVTKHALKIISGSKLVKQRLRRFDEEKRRAIDEDITKLLATGFTKEVYQS from the exons atgatctttggtgggacggcggcctatgactccaagcgccaccaAAAGATCGCACACCACGAGGTCTATGTGGCCGAGCCAGCCATGCCATCTTTCCTCCGGTGGTTGGAGGCCACCATCACCTTCGACCGATCTAACCACCCGGATAGCGTGGTCAACctgatcatcggcatgaagcgcCTCACCAATGTGCTGATTTATGGAGACAGTggcatcaacatcatgtacaccaagacacttgatgccatgggcattgaCCGGTCACGCGTCCGATCATCCGAGGCACCTTTCCACGACATCGTGCCGGGGAAGCAAGCCGTACCGCTTGGGCAGACCAACCTGCCCGTCACCTTTGAGGATCCAACTaactataggacagagaccctcacctttgaggtggttggattccacaggacctaccatgccatcctaggacgaccatgctatgtgaagttcatggccatccccaactacacctacctaaagttcAAGATGCTAGGCtcacgtggggtcatcaccattggcacctccttccagcgcacttacgagtgcgaggttgagtgctaCGAGCATGCCTTGGCAATCATCGCCTCCGAGGAACTCATGGTCATCAAGGAAGGGGCTACCGAGGAGGCACTCAACTCCAAGCGGTTGGTTGGATCCTTTGAGCCCATGAAGGgcgtcaaggaggtcctcatggaccccataactctgagg AGGGAAGTTACCAAGCACGCCTTGAAGATTATatcaggctccaagctggtgaagcagcgcctacgccgctttgacgaggagaagcgcagggccatcgatgAAGATATCACAAAGCTTTTGGCTACCGGATTCACCAAGGAAGTGTATCAATCCTGA